One window of Mauremys reevesii isolate NIE-2019 linkage group 4, ASM1616193v1, whole genome shotgun sequence genomic DNA carries:
- the LOC120403045 gene encoding uncharacterized protein LOC120403045 isoform X2, with amino-acid sequence MAPKGKIKKKKYKCCPCLSSPSLQEDATGEQLTQFEPDEEIKLLYQFGSYLDYIETPRKDHGKVKGKSKKHGREWKTQETERKNKPDLCNGKENVGLCEENTANDTDLKKNKILKKNKHDTKAKSHLDSTKKTFCNKQNSFVPWPFVEKKAKKIKLLQENKVIDGNEERSKETYLEILLVLGCLNQM; translated from the exons ATGGCTCcaaaaggcaaaataaaaaaaaagaaatacaagTGCTGCCCTTGTTTGTCATCACCATCTTTGCAGGAAGATGCCACTGGAGAGCAG cttacaCAGTTTGAACCAGATGAAGAAATTAAACTTTTATATCAGTTTGGAAGCTATCTTGATTACATAGAAACTCCCCGAAAAGATCATGGCAAAGTGAAAGGCAAATCCAAAAAGCATGGAAGAGAATGGAAGACACAGGAAACCGAAAGGAAAAATAAGCCTGATCTTTgcaatggaaaggaaaatgtgggTTTGTGTGAAGAAAACACTGCCAATGACACTGATcttaaaaagaataaaattctTAAAAAGAACAAACATGATACTAAAGCAAAAAGTCATTTGgattcaacaaaaaaaaccttttgcaatAAGCAAAACTCCTTTGTCCCCTGGCCTTTTGTtgaaaagaaagcaaagaaaataaagctacttCAAGAAAACAAAGTAATTGATGGCAATGAAGAGAGGTCTAAAGAG ACATACCTGGAAATACTGCTGGTTCTGGGTTGCCTCAATCAAATGTAG
- the LOC120403045 gene encoding uncharacterized protein LOC120403045 isoform X3, producing the protein MAPKGKIKKKKYKCCPCLSSPSLQEDATGEQLTQFEPDEEIKLLYQFGSYLDYIETPRKDHGKVKGKSKKHGREWKTQETERKNKPDLCNGKENVGLCEENTANDTDLKKNKILKKNKHDTKAKSHLDSTKKTFCNKQNSFVPWPFVEKKAKKIKLLQENKVIDGNEERSKE; encoded by the exons ATGGCTCcaaaaggcaaaataaaaaaaaagaaatacaagTGCTGCCCTTGTTTGTCATCACCATCTTTGCAGGAAGATGCCACTGGAGAGCAG cttacaCAGTTTGAACCAGATGAAGAAATTAAACTTTTATATCAGTTTGGAAGCTATCTTGATTACATAGAAACTCCCCGAAAAGATCATGGCAAAGTGAAAGGCAAATCCAAAAAGCATGGAAGAGAATGGAAGACACAGGAAACCGAAAGGAAAAATAAGCCTGATCTTTgcaatggaaaggaaaatgtgggTTTGTGTGAAGAAAACACTGCCAATGACACTGATcttaaaaagaataaaattctTAAAAAGAACAAACATGATACTAAAGCAAAAAGTCATTTGgattcaacaaaaaaaaccttttgcaatAAGCAAAACTCCTTTGTCCCCTGGCCTTTTGTtgaaaagaaagcaaagaaaataaagctacttCAAGAAAACAAAGTAATTGATGGCAATGAAGAGAGGTCTAAAGAG tga
- the LOC120403045 gene encoding uncharacterized protein LOC120403045 isoform X1 → MAPKGKIKKKKYKCCPCLSSPSLQEDATGEQLTQFEPDEEIKLLYQFGSYLDYIETPRKDHGKVKGKSKKHGREWKTQETERKNKPDLCNGKENVGLCEENTANDTDLKKNKILKKNKHDTKAKSHLDSTKKTFCNKQNSFVPWPFVEKKAKKIKLLQENKVIDGNEERSKEVNHKKYYKNSRIVHKSNTQGKQKHLCLPSSHNSFVTENGKHNELSCRNSSWSQTTCKREGLDSTVHYFSGGIIAGFKKRRKLDKEVPVGCLLGSNTTEINSCTSSTEPLLSSSPAALEIKTYDSEDEFNVETLRDKAASHMNSKTEAICSSTDLSQELFITQKSFLPVQIPNNSSTCLSLYSQNHAKDASVERRFKQKISADTLEFSQMSSNRETCDEHSQFSQNGLTPSRGRKSATRECAIQTEDFFSSPALASSLRMKERFPDCHEQPLDLSLPYRIRSSAENTGRLSLGGAGDGVHVSSKHTLEPVCHIENHPASPVFEEERENHVFTQSQKSDEVKYIQMLLNSSYFFKVKGDSDNIVSRTQLVKPKLGNKKKNSCRL, encoded by the exons ATGGCTCcaaaaggcaaaataaaaaaaaagaaatacaagTGCTGCCCTTGTTTGTCATCACCATCTTTGCAGGAAGATGCCACTGGAGAGCAG cttacaCAGTTTGAACCAGATGAAGAAATTAAACTTTTATATCAGTTTGGAAGCTATCTTGATTACATAGAAACTCCCCGAAAAGATCATGGCAAAGTGAAAGGCAAATCCAAAAAGCATGGAAGAGAATGGAAGACACAGGAAACCGAAAGGAAAAATAAGCCTGATCTTTgcaatggaaaggaaaatgtgggTTTGTGTGAAGAAAACACTGCCAATGACACTGATcttaaaaagaataaaattctTAAAAAGAACAAACATGATACTAAAGCAAAAAGTCATTTGgattcaacaaaaaaaaccttttgcaatAAGCAAAACTCCTTTGTCCCCTGGCCTTTTGTtgaaaagaaagcaaagaaaataaagctacttCAAGAAAACAAAGTAATTGATGGCAATGAAGAGAGGTCTAAAGAGGTAAATCacaaaaaatattataaaaattcTAGAATCGTACATAAGAGTAATACTCAAGGCAAACAAAAACATCTCTGCCTTCCCTCCTCACATAATTCTTTTGTAACTGAGAATGGTAAACATAATGAATTAAGTTGTAGAAATAGTTCTTGGTCTCAGACAACTTGCAAACGTGAAGGTCTTGATTCTACTGTGCATTATTTTAGTGGTGGAATCATAGCAGGTTTTAAAAAGCGCAGGAAATTGGATAAGGAAGTCCCTGTTGGCTGTTTACTAGGCTCCAACACTACTGAAATAAACAGCTGCACTAGTAGTACAGAGCCTCTTTTGTCATCTAGTCCAGCAGCTCTGGAAATTAAAACTTATGACTCAGAAGATGAATTCAATGTGGAAACCCTTAGGGATAAGGCAGCTTCTCACATGAACTCAAAAACTGAAGCAATATGCAGTAGCACTGATCTTAGTCAAGAGCTTTTTATAACCCAGAAGTCTTTTTTACCAGTGCAGATTCCCAATAATAGCAGTACTTGCTTATCCCTCTACAGTCAAAACCATGCTAAAGATGCAAGTGTAGAAAGAAGGTTTAAACAAAAAATCTCTGCAGATACTTTGGAGTTTTCTCAGATGTCTTCAAATAGAGAAACATGTGATGAACACAGTCAGTTTTCTCAGAACGGTTTGACACCAAGTAGGGGTAGAAAGTCAGCTACAAGAGAGTGTGCAATTCAAACAGAAGACTTTTTCAGCTCTCCAGCACTTGCTTCCTCCTTAAGAATGAAAGAGAGATTTCCAGATTGCCATGAACAACCACTGGACCTCAGTTTGCCTTACAGAATAAGGTCAAGTGCTGAGAATACAGGAAGACTGTCCTTGGGGGGTGCAGGTGATGGTGTTCATGTATCTTCCAAACACACATTAGAGCCTGTGTGTCATATAGAAAATCATCCTGCCAGTCCAGTGTttgaggaggaaagagaaaatcaTGTGTTCACTCAATCTCAAAAATCAGATGAGGTGAAATACATTCAGATGCTGCTTAATTCATCCTATTTCTTTAAAGTGAAAGGTGATTCAGATAATATAGTTTCTAGAACACAGTTAGTGAAGCCAAAGTtaggaaacaaaaaaaagaacAGTTGTAGACTGTAG